The following are encoded in a window of Castanea sativa cultivar Marrone di Chiusa Pesio chromosome 5, ASM4071231v1 genomic DNA:
- the LOC142635034 gene encoding uncharacterized protein LOC142635034: MGLLEILLRKQPVQNDQVLLKIIEICRLYELDSVSSNIMKAYIVWCSMLSWKQAWNSLPRYDFSFYGRIHRRDYHKPVWEKQSGGADLEEKIDKFVKSVDEVLLPLRDHKTIIQCFRLSMTLCDDKYASCIDNWMKLANRNHMETLYLNLINMEKVKRYVLPKTAFSVGSLAKLTLKGCKLLVDYFGDNMNKFICLRKLTLLSVEVDDLTVKKILCFCALLEEFTQSWCMKAEFVHIGYAPKLKKAILNGVKRIKIEAPNLEELYCRGHPTIIGRLDSDSFACSNVKKMNIKRFKISKQLLQEFNSKYPLFETLDFGFYDDKLKISSNGLESLRLSSGYALLFKIISFTSEELSRDLPIPPVAIFEHLKLYNFLCETLVIREEEPKCCGDNHMKCLRHYLKAVKSETYYDRMRTHDVKELTWDT, translated from the exons ATGGGTTTGCTAGAGATTTTATTGAGGAAGCAACCTGTTCAAAATGATCAAGTACTGCTTAAG ATTATAGAGATATGCCGTCTGTATGAACTTGACAGTGTTAGTTCAAACATTATGAAGGCATATATTGTTTGGTGTAGCATGCTT TCATGGAAACAAGCATGGAACTCACTCCCCAGGTATGATTTCTCATTCTATGGTAGAATTCATAGAAGGGATTATCATAAACCAGTTTGGGAAAAGCAAAGTGGTGGAGCTGACTTAGAGGAGAAAATAGACAAGTTTGTTAAGTCTGTTGATGAAGTTTTGTTACCACTCCGTGATCACAAGACGATAATTCAATGTTTTAGGTTGAGCATGACCCTTTGTGATGATAAATATGCGTCTTGTATCGATAACTGGATGAAATTGGCTAACAGAAATCATATGGAAACGCTATACCTTAACTTGATTAACATGGAAAAAGTGAAAAGGTATGTTTTACCCAAGACAGCTTTTTCTGTCGGATCTTTAGCCAAATTAACGTTGAAGGGCTGTAAACTGTTGGTAGACTATTTTGGTGATAATATGAATAAGTTTATTTGTTTGAGAAAGCTGACTCTATTAAGTGTTGAAGTTGACGATTTGACAGTGAAAAAGATTCTATGTTTCTGCGCTTTGCTCGAGGAATTTACTCAGTCATGGTGCATGAAAGCGGAATTTGTTCACATCGGTTATGCTCCCAAGCTTAAGAAGGCTATATTAAATGGAGTCAAAAGGATTAAGATTGAAGCTCCTAATCTTGAAGAACTATACTGTCGGGGTCATCCTACAATAATTGGAAGATTGGACTCAGATTCGTTTGCTTGCagtaatgtaaaaaaaatgaacataaagAGGTTCAAAATTTCTAAACAATTGTTGCAGGAGTTCAATTCTAAGTATCCCCTTTTTGAGACCTTAGACTTTGGATTCTATGACGATAAACTCAAAATTTCCAGTAATGGACTTGAGAGTTTAAGATTGTCATCTG GTTATGCCTTGTTGTTCAAGATT ATTTCCTTTACTTCAGAGGAGTTAAGTAGAGATCTACCAATTCCACCAGTAGCAATTTTTGAGCATTTGAAGTTGTACAAT TTCTTATGTGAGACACTAGTTATCAGAGAAGAAGAGCCAAAATGTTGCGGTGACAATCACATGAAGTGTTTGAGGCATTACTTAAAAGCTGTTAAGTCAGAAACGTACTATGATCGTATGAGGACGCATGATGTAAAG GAGCTTACATGGGACACGTAA